DNA from Myxococcus guangdongensis:
GTCGGCGGCGGTGGGCCGCAGCACCACGAGGACGGAGCCATTGGGGAGCGCCTCCACGAGGTGCGCGGGCGTCGAGAGCACCCGTTCTCTGCCCACGCGCTCCACGAGCTGGGGACCGAAGACGTTCAGCCAGCAGACTTCGTAGACCTTGTCGAAGCCATCTCTGCGCGAAACCTCGACGTCCCGGCCGAAGTGGGGGAAGCCCGCCAGCTCGCGGTCCGCCATGCTGTGGGCCGAAGCATACGGCGTCAGGTAGTGAGTGGCCCACGTACGGGCCGCGTCGATGAACCCTCCACACACCTCTCTTCCAGAGAAGAGTGAGAGGGGCTTCACGTCGACCCAGATTCGGAGCTTCGGGACGAGCGGAGGCAACCGCAAGCTGAGCATCACATCCAGCTCGGGTGCGTGCGACCGATAGAGGCCCATGGACGTACTGTTCTCGTCGCGGCGCTCCTTCAGGGCTTCCCAGAAATTCTCACGGGAGAATCTGCGCCTGCGCCGTCCCTTGACGACGTCTGGCATCCAGGGGCCAGCATGGTCGACGAGGGCCTGGAGGAAGGGAGCAACGTCCTGCTCGAGCTCGGCCGTCGGCTCGAAGGCACCTTCGAACGAAAACAGGAAGTTGTCGTCGACGCCCGAGCCGTGCGCATCCAGCACGTTCATTGAACCATCACCTCCACCCCTCTGACCTTGTCCTGGACTTCGCCCAGGGTGGCATCCAGCGCTTCTGCCATCTTGGGCTTGAGTCCCTTCCCCTCATATACGAGCCGGACCCTTTGGACCTGCGCACGCTGTCGGATTCCTTTCCGGAGGACATCCAGCGTCCCTCCGTAGTACCGCAACGCGTTCCTCGCGTCCGTGGTCATCTGCGCGCCGAGCGCATCAGCGTCCATCCGCCGGAGGTCCCGGCTCTTGAAGCTGAAGGTCTCCACTCGCGGCGGCTGCCCGGCCGTGGGTCGCGCTTCGATGACGAGCACATCCGCGAAGCGCAGGTCCGCCTTCGCCACCCCGACATGCGTCTCGATGCGCGGCTGCTCGAAGTCCTGGAGCCATCGTCGCTGTGTCCTCGGCAGGACCGCGTCCGCCTCCAGGAGGATGACCATGTCGCGCTCGAAGGCCAGACCTCGTGCAAACCGCTCACGTGCGAGCTGGTAGCCCGCCCACGGGAGCGGGCCCTTGGACGCAATCCCCTCCTGGAGCTCGGTGACCCGCTTCTCCAGATACGACAGGTAGTCCGCCCAGAGTGGGTGCACGTCGGCACCCGGAGGAGCGGCTCGCGTGAGCGTCTCGCGATGGGCCCTCAGGGCGGCCACGTCCATCGACAGACGCGCCCCTCCGACCTCGGCCTCCACCTGTCGGAACTTCGCCTCCGCCACTTCGGCGGGGATGCCCGCTGACTCGGATGGCGGAAGGGACCTGGCACCACGGCTCTTCCCCGCGCCTTGCTGCGTGGGTGTGCCACTGGGGCGCTCCCCGTGCCGCACCGCCAGCAGGGCCTGTGCTCGAGCCGCGTGACCTCGTGCCTCGTGCAGGGCCAACGCTCCGGCCTCGCCCCACTCCGCCACCAGGAGGGCCGACTCACGACCCTGCTGGAGATGACGCGCCAACTCCCCCACGGAGCTCGTGCCCGTCCGCGCCCTCACCCGCTCCAACACCGCCTTCAGCGCCTCCACACGAGGCACTGTCACCTGGGGCTGCGCGCCCTCCTGTCTCTCCAGCCCCGCTTCACGAAAGCCACGCGTGCCCTTCCCTCCCGCGTACAAACCCACGAGCAGCGCCGCGGGCGCCAACTGTCGCGTCGCCTCCTCGTACTCCCCTCGCGCGAGTGACGCCCCACCGTGCACCGCTCCAGCGGCCAGTGAGTAGAAGCCCAGCGGCACACCGAAGGTGAGGTGGTCGAAGGACGCGAGGGCCACGTTGCCCGGCGCGAAGGCCCCCAGGTACCGCGCCTTCTCCACCTCCTGGTACGCGGCCCGATAGACCGGCGGGAGCTGCGCGGGCAGCGAGGACACCTCCACGCTCCGGCTCCCGGCGACGAGCGGAATGGAGGACGCCACGTCATCCGCCGCCCTTCCCAGTCCTCGCGCGATATCCCCCGCACGGAAGTCTCGCTCCGGGAAGTCCACGAGGGACATGCCGCGCTGACGCAGCTCCTCGGCGACGAGCTCCATGTTCCCCAGGACACGCCTCAGCAGCTTGTCCTCGGCCAGCAGGCGCAGCACCTCCCGCACCTCGTCGTCGAAGGCCGTGTGCAGGACGAAGAGCGCGAGGACCTCCGCCTGCCCTGGGCCATGCCTCTCGGCCACGGTGGCGAGAAAGGCGACGCGCTTCTTGAGCAGGACGGTTGCGGCCTCCGCCTCCATCGGCCCCAGGGCGCCCAGCCGGACCGCATTCCAGGCCGACAGGGACTCCACCAACCGAGGCATGTCCACCGTGCGCTGCAAGGCCAGGAAGGCCGCTGGCGTGGCGCACCCCAGGAAGGGCGACAGCACCTCCTCGTCCGTGGACAGGCGCGGCCACCCCGGAGGCACCTCACCGCAGGCCTTGGACAGGGCATCGATGAAAGGCAGGGACGTCGTCTCACTGAGGACGCCCGCCCCAGGAAGTGTCTGCGGAGCACGACGGCGGTGAAGCAGCGGGCCGGCCTCGTCCTCCAGCGAGTCGCCCGTGGGAGCGCTCGCGAAGGTGCCGCGCTCCAGCGCGGACATCGGCATCCGGCTCGCGAACGAAACGAGGGCGACCTCCGAGCCAGCCCGCGAGGCACATCCCACCGTGAGGAGCACCAGCCAGAGCAGGACTCCGCCACGCGGCGAGCGCTCAGCGCACATTGTCCACCCCCATCCCCACCGCCACGAAAGTCCCCGGCCGCAACGCGCGCTCCGGCGTGGGAAACAACAACGTGCCGCCCTGCCCCACCGCGAACAGCCGTCCACCCAGGAAGCGCCACCGCGCCTCCGCCGAGACGAGGTAGCGCGCACCCGACTGGCCCAGGCCCATCGCCAGCCCGCCCACGCCCAGGCTCACGTCCCGGTGGAACAGCTGCGCCTCCACACGCCCATCCACATCCACCCGTCCCCACGTGAAGGCCTCCACGCCCAGGGAGACGAAGACGTGGCGCTGCCGCATCCCGCTCAGGCGCACCGCGTCCCAACCGAGAATCACCTCACCGTAGGCCGAGCCCCCTTCAGGGAACGCCGCCTCCGCCATGGGCACCGCGGACGGGCCGACCCCCCGGAAGCGCGCCAGCTCGTAGTCCGGACCGAAGGCCCCCTGTCGGAAGCCGCCTCGCTGCAGTCGCCCCTCCAGCCGCGCGCGAACATCCAGCGTCGTCGACACCGCCTCCATCCCCACGCCCGCCACCGCGCCCCACGCGCCGCCCTCACCAGGACGCCCGCCCCAGCCGCCCAGCACGTGCACCTCGACGCGCCGGCCCTGAATCCGACGCCGCAGCACCACGGCGGTGCCGTCCACGTGCGCCAGCGTCATGGACTCCGAGACGCCCCCTGCCCTCCCCCAGTCATGCACCGCCGACAACGCCAGCGTGTAGCGTCCGGGCACATCCGGACGCCCGAAGAGGACATGCTGCACATCCAACGCGACCTCCGCGCCCGTGAGTCGCGCCCCCAGCAGGTCCGAGGCGAACGCCTCCGCGTACACCGGCCCCAGCGTCCCCGCCGCCACCAGGCCCGCGGGGTGGTAGTCCGGATTGAGCTGGTTGCTGTAGCGCCGCACCAGGTGCCCGGACAGCAGGGAGTATCCATCCATCCTCCCCACCCACAGGGCCCTCGACGCGTCGACTCCCACCGAGAGCTGGCGCACCAGCTGCCCCCAGTCGGACAGCGTGTCCCAGTCCTCCTTCCTCACGAAGCCCGCCCCCGCGCCACCACCCCACAGCCGCAGCCGCAGCGGGGCTCCGACGTTGAGGTGGAACTCCTCGCCCTGCTCCAACACCACCAGGGGCTCCACCTGCACGAAGCCCTCGTCCACGCCTCCGCGAGGAAGCAGCGTCCACGCCGTGGTCTCCACACGCAGCACGTTCGTCCACGGCGTCGCCGCATCGGACGCGTCAGGTCGTGACTCCGACTCCTCGCCGGAGGACGCGGGCGTCATCGCCTGCTCCATCTCCTGGATGAAGGCCTCCGTCTCCTCCCAGCGCGGGGGCACGACGGCCTCCTGCGCCCTTCCCACACCGGAGAGAAGCAGCGACGACACGACGACCCAGCTCCGATGTGTGAACACCGACGCCCCCTCGGAAGACCCCGACTCGGGATGGAGAAGGCCGCAGATTCCCAGCTCGGTCCGACACCGCCTCGGCCCTCGAGTGGGAGGGTTGAACCCGTCCGTGCGGGCTGCACGCCAGGCCCCTCTGTGCGCCAGCCGTCATCCCAAGGGCATGAAGTCCCGAGGTGCCCCGGGGGCCTCGTCACACGGGCTCCCGCACCCGATATACAGACAGGTGTCGACCCTCCGCCCCCGCGGAGCCCTCCGAGCGAGGTGACCATGCACTGCGAGCACTGCCTGTCGGAACACTCCGATGCACTGCCGTGCCCACCCGCCGCGCGACGCCACGCCACCTCGCGCGCGAGCCCTCATCGTCCCCTCACGAGGACTCCCGCCCCCTGTGACGTCCGCATCCAGCATCCCCAGGGCCTCCAGGCCCACCGCGTCGAGGTCTGCAAGGGCGGCCTCTTCCTCGGCTGCGAGGAGCCCTTCCCTCCCCTCTTCACGCGGCTGGAGTTGACGCTGCGCCTGGACGGCGAGGACTTCACCTGCGAGGGCGAGGTGGTGCGCCACGTCGACACCGCGCACGCCCGCACGTGGGGCTCCACAGCGGGCATCGGCGTGCAGCTGCTGCCCCCACCTCCCCGACTGCGCGAGCTGCTCTCCCGGACGAGCCCTCCACCGGCCGAGGACGCCCTCACTTCACCGTGAACACGCGCGAGGCGCCGTAGTACGGGCGCACGCGCGCATCCCAGCCGGACTTCCACTCGCCCTCGTGCAGGACGCGGTACGTGCCCGGCGCGGCGTCGCGCGGGATGTGCCACTCCACCGTGACGTGCGAGCACCCCAGCGTGGGCACACAGCTCTCGCGCTCCCACCGGAAGCGCGTCTCCCAGTCACCGTCATCCGCCACGTCCACCCACGCGCCGATGGAGCCCTTGCGCTGCACGCGCAGGTACGTCCCCTCCAGGCGCAAGTCGTTCTTCGGGTGCCCGCCCCAGAACGTGACCCTCACCGTGTCCCCTCGCGCGTACGACGCCTTGGCGTCCGTGACGACGTCGCCGAACTCCACCCAGAGCAGCTTGTCGTCGTACACCACGCCGGGCCGGAGGCTCGCCTGGATGTAGCGCAGGTCCGTGGGCGGAGGCCCCGGAGGCACGGGATGTCCCTCGCCGAGCCCCACCGCGAGCGCGTCGAACCCCTGCTGCAGCGCCGCGAGCGTCCACGGTCCGAAGTGCGTCGACGCGCCCTCGTAGGCCTGGCGCGCGTACTCCTCGCGCGTGGCGACATAGCCCGCGTAGTCATTGGCCAGCCCCACGACGACCACCTCCGTGATGCCCCGGGGCCCGAGCCGCTCCAGCACCGTCCGGCGCAGCCGCCGCCCCGCCATCGTCGTCACCTCGAACGGCACCGCCACCAGCGCGAGCGGCCCCACCGTCACCAGCTGCAACGGCAGCACGTCCGGGCTCCACGGGTGCGGCAGCATGGTGCCCATCTCCAGCACGATGGGCTTCTCGCCCTGGCAGGGCGTGGTGATGAGCGCGCAGGTGAACTGGCTCCACAGGTCATGGATGACGGCGCACGACGCGCCCTCCACGCCATAGCCGGGCCCATCCTCCGCGCCCGCCAGCATCGACAGTCCAATCGCCGCGGGACACGTGCGGCGCGGCGTCCCATCCGTGTACTCGGGGGCCACGTCCACCGCGTCCATCTTCACGAAGGTGTGCCGGGAGTCCACGCCCCCCACGAGCGGCGTCGTGGCCCGGGCCCACAGCCGCGCGGCGAAGTCGTGCTGCTTGCGCGCGGACAGCTCCGTGTCCTCGAAGTCGTCGGCCCCACCGCCATGGGTGCCGCCCAGGATGTTGGGCGTGACGTCGCCCGCGTTCGCCTGGGCGAAGGCCGCGACGAACGTGTCCCCCTTGTCGTGCGCCTTCTCGAACCAGTACGAGGCCAGCCCCTTGTTGTCCCCGCTGATGAGGCGGTTGTCGTTGCCCATGGACGTCGCGTGCACGGCGAACCAGTTGATGAGCCCCACGTCGCCGCCTTGCGCGCGCGTCATCCGCAGCAGCGTCATCCGCGTGTCCACGTCATGGGGATACCGGGCGCGCTCCGAGGACGGATTGAGCCGGTAGGCCTCCGGCGAGCGGTTGAGGCTGGCCCCCAGCAGCTCCCCCGCCTCGAGCCGCAGCGTCCCCTCCCCCAGCCGCGAGTGGGCCCGGGCAATCGACGTGACGATGCCGGAGACGATGGCCTCGAAGTTCTGCGGCACGAAGCCGAACGTCGTCAGGTTGTAGAGGGTGTGGTGCGAGAAGCCGCCCGGCCCCGAGTGCGTGTGCGTGGCGCCGAGCAGCACGTTGTCATTCGAATACACGGCGCCGAAGCGCGCGCGCAGCCGCTCCACCACCTGCGTCTTCACCGCCTGGAACATCATCCCCAGGTCCGCGCTGACGATGGCCACCCGACGTCCGTTGCACGGCGAGACGATGACGAAGGCCCGCGAGCGCAGCCGCTGGTGGAGCCCCGCCGTCTGCTGCGAGAGCTGGCCATAGCCCATCATCCCCACCTCCGCGGCGGGGCCGGTGATGTCGCCCAGGCCCGCGCCCACCAGGAAGCGCGTGTTGCCCTCGCAGTCCCCGAGCCCCGCACCGGGCGCGGCGCCCTGCCCCCACGCCACCGTCCCCCAGACGAGGACCCACGCCAGCACCAGCCGGACCGGGTGTACGCGCATGCCTTCCTCCAAGGCGCCCGAGAGGTCGCCTTCGTCAGGGTGGAGCCTCGTCATAAGGACTCGCGCGTCTGTCCGCCCCCGTCCAGCCACTTCGCGTCGGAGGACGACACTCCCGCCCGCCGCCACACGCAATACACACTGCCAGTGCAACCCAATGACAGCCACGGAGCCCGCACCTCAAGCGCCCGCACCTGACCCGCGCGAGTCATACCTGTGGAAACCCCTGAGACCACGGGCCGCGCCGCTGCAGAGAGCGCGACACTCCAAGCCCTCGTGAAGACAGGGGTTTCACCCCGGGACACGCCACCCCGCGGCGAGAGGCGCGGATGGAATTATCAGCAGACACTGCAAATCAATAACAGCCAACATTCGCCGCCGGGAATCCCATATTCAGCGGGAATCCACTTTACTGCGAGTGAACACGGGTGTATCCCGGGACAGCGAAAACCCAGCAGCCCCAGCCTCCAGGAGCGAGCCATGAAGCGACTGTCGTATCTGGTTGTCCTCGCGTGCGCGGTGCTTTCCACGTCGGCGTCGGCGCAGCTGTCCACGCGCTGCTTCACCGACGACCAGCTGACCACGTACACGCTGTCCCAGGGTCGCAACAACTGGTCCTTCCGGTGCGGCTACATCACCCAGGCGAAGCGGGACTTCCTGAACTCGGAGGGCGAGTACCAGGTGTTCGCGAGCGGCTGTTACTCCTTCGCGACCACCGGCCCGACGGCCACGTGCAACTTCTTCATCCCGGCCGACGAGAACGCGGCGTGCATCCCCAACCTGGTGAAGCTGGGCACGTGCGTGACGGGTTGCTACACGGCCAAGGAGAAGGTGTCCTTCGGCGGTGAGTACTGGCCCATCGCGGACGCGTATGCGTCCGGCGTGCGCACGGTGACGGCGCTCAGCAAGGACGCGTCGCTGGTGGCGCCCACCACGGGCGAGCAGGCCATCCGCGCCTTCGTCGCCGGCGACACGGTGGAGGACGTGTTCGCCCTGCAGACGGTGGACGGCCGCCGCGTCGAGGTGACGTCCGAGCACCCCATGGTGCTCGCCACCGGTGAGATGGTGAAGGCCAAGACGCTCCAGGCCGGCGACGTGCTGCTCGGCGTGCACGGCGAGAAGGTGGACCTGAAGGACGTCTCCGTCTTCCGCTACGAGGGGACCACCTGGAACGTGCAGCCGCTCAGCAAGGAGAAGATTGAGAACGTGCTGGACGTGGAGGGCCTGCTCACGGGCTCGGTGCGCTTCCAGAACGAGTGGGCGGACGACCACTACCGGTTGTCGCTGCGTGACGAGGCCAGCGTCGACGGCCTGTAGTCACGCGGACCCTGTCTGGACCTGCGCGAGGGCCCCCAGGGGGCTTGGGTCGGGGCTCTCGCGCTTCATCGTGCTCGTCACCTCACGACAAGGACGCCATGCGAAGCATCCCAGGATGGGCCGCGCAGAAGCTGGCAGGTGTTCTCACGCAGGGGGTTTGGGGAGCGTGGGCGCTCGGGGCGCTCGGCTGTGGCCCCACGGTGGAGCCGGAGGGAGCCCACGACGCGCTCGCCGCGCAGTCGCACCCGTTCGTGCCCCTGGGGCCCGAGGGTGACTTCTCCGCGCGGGTGACCCGCTACGACTACGACTTCGCCACGCAGACAGGCGAGGCGAAGTCCACGCTGTACCTGGACGTCGCGCCGCCGGGCGGCGACTGCTTCGTGGTGAACGCGCCCCAGGGCCTCAGGGACCTG
Protein-coding regions in this window:
- a CDS encoding Hint domain-containing protein; translation: MKRLSYLVVLACAVLSTSASAQLSTRCFTDDQLTTYTLSQGRNNWSFRCGYITQAKRDFLNSEGEYQVFASGCYSFATTGPTATCNFFIPADENAACIPNLVKLGTCVTGCYTAKEKVSFGGEYWPIADAYASGVRTVTALSKDASLVAPTTGEQAIRAFVAGDTVEDVFALQTVDGRRVEVTSEHPMVLATGEMVKAKTLQAGDVLLGVHGEKVDLKDVSVFRYEGTTWNVQPLSKEKIENVLDVEGLLTGSVRFQNEWADDHYRLSLRDEASVDGL
- a CDS encoding neutral/alkaline ceramidase, encoding MRVHPVRLVLAWVLVWGTVAWGQGAAPGAGLGDCEGNTRFLVGAGLGDITGPAAEVGMMGYGQLSQQTAGLHQRLRSRAFVIVSPCNGRRVAIVSADLGMMFQAVKTQVVERLRARFGAVYSNDNVLLGATHTHSGPGGFSHHTLYNLTTFGFVPQNFEAIVSGIVTSIARAHSRLGEGTLRLEAGELLGASLNRSPEAYRLNPSSERARYPHDVDTRMTLLRMTRAQGGDVGLINWFAVHATSMGNDNRLISGDNKGLASYWFEKAHDKGDTFVAAFAQANAGDVTPNILGGTHGGGADDFEDTELSARKQHDFAARLWARATTPLVGGVDSRHTFVKMDAVDVAPEYTDGTPRRTCPAAIGLSMLAGAEDGPGYGVEGASCAVIHDLWSQFTCALITTPCQGEKPIVLEMGTMLPHPWSPDVLPLQLVTVGPLALVAVPFEVTTMAGRRLRRTVLERLGPRGITEVVVVGLANDYAGYVATREEYARQAYEGASTHFGPWTLAALQQGFDALAVGLGEGHPVPPGPPPTDLRYIQASLRPGVVYDDKLLWVEFGDVVTDAKASYARGDTVRVTFWGGHPKNDLRLEGTYLRVQRKGSIGAWVDVADDGDWETRFRWERESCVPTLGCSHVTVEWHIPRDAAPGTYRVLHEGEWKSGWDARVRPYYGASRVFTVK
- a CDS encoding PilZ domain-containing protein codes for the protein MHCEHCLSEHSDALPCPPAARRHATSRASPHRPLTRTPAPCDVRIQHPQGLQAHRVEVCKGGLFLGCEEPFPPLFTRLELTLRLDGEDFTCEGEVVRHVDTAHARTWGSTAGIGVQLLPPPPRLRELLSRTSPPPAEDALTSP